In the genome of Noviherbaspirillum saxi, the window CCAGGCTTTTTTTTCAAGATCCCAGGACACCTTAAGGGAACACCGAATCAGAATATCCCTTACTGCCTGAAGAGCTGGAATTGGTTATCTTACTTATTGTAGATGCCGCAGCCGACTACAAGATCATCGACTTTTTGTACATACGTGGATTTATGCTCGATGGCCTTCGTATTCGGATTGACCCATTTATAGTCGGACCAACCGCTACCTTTTGCATTGGCCAAGTCAGTATATTCTTTGACAAACGGTTTGCCATCTGCGTCTTTTAAGTCCATCAAATCTTTACCGATCAGCTTTGCGTTCGCACCGTGCGCAAGCATTTTGCCTTGGACGTTTGTTACGAAAATATACAGTTCACCTTTTTTGAATTCGCCTGAAGGATTACTAAACTCTGCGAGCGCCTTTTCTTTACCATGGTCCTTGATATAACTG includes:
- a CDS encoding cache domain-containing protein — translated: MRFTKFAGLVLTAMTISASALADDAANATAMVKKAVSYIKDHGKEKALAEFSNPSGEFKKGELYIFVTNVQGKMLAHGANAKLIGKDLMDLKDADGKPFVKEYTDLANAKGSGWSDYKWVNPNTKAIEHKSTYVQKVDDLVVGCGIYNK